The Lolium perenne isolate Kyuss_39 chromosome 6, Kyuss_2.0, whole genome shotgun sequence genome segment ACAGGAACATGGAGAACCAAAAGAAGAGACTGACTGTAATTCTAGGCTCCCTTGCCGGTATTCTTTCTTTATTAATCATAGCAATTGGTGTATTCTTTGTTCTTGTGATAAAAAAATAAGCAGCCAACATCCACACGTTCAAATATAATCTTGCTTGGTTCAAACAGTGAAGCCAACCCCCACCGTATACATTTGCGTGTGCTAGAAGAGGCAACAAATCAGTTTGATGAGGAAAAGGTTATCGCCGGAGGTTTTGGAAAGGTTTACAAAGCAGTCATGCAAGGTGGTTGTAAAATTGCAATTAAGCGGTAAAACATGGTTGGATCTATTCAAGGTAATAGGGAATTCCAGGCAGAGATCGAGCTGCACCTTCATGTGGTGTCACTTATTGGATATTGCAACGAATGGAGGTTATAAGAGAGgagaattaaaaaaaaacataGACCGGCAACACACAAGACCGAGGAGAGAAGTGGTGACCCCGCAAACCTGGTGGGATGGTTGGCCGATGAGAAAACTCATCACAACCCAAGCATAATAATCACAATGAAGAGCTCTCAGGACACGTTGGAGGGACACACAACTCGAGGCCTCTCGCCGGAGTAATCAAACGACTCAGCAACGATACTGCATCATTGACATAATCGAAGGGCAACGTGCATCCGAGACCACACTACGCACCGACACCACTTGTGTCGAGAATCTGGCCGAAAGATCGCGCGCGTCCGAGATGATGCCACGACGCATATGTGCCACTGGATGGAGTCGAAGGGCATCACAAAGCAGAGACACACCCATTGAGCACTCTAGCATGGAGCACCCTCAATGCGCCGAAGAGCTCCGAGAAGGACCCGACACTAGAGCCTAGCAACCGGCAAGAAGAAGCTACCACCACACAAACCAAATCGAAGACCACGGCTCCGCCCAACACCATGCTAGAAGGAGCACCGCACAAAGGGCAGCAACACCTCCATAACCGCCCGACGGTCCGGCCGCCATCGTCAAGACCCAACACGGTCCACTGCCCGGGAACCCCCACCACCCTGTACGAAGGAAGCCGCCGGAGGATCCACCACACGCAGCAGCTGCGTTGCCTCGTGCTTCCACCGTCTGGCCGCCGGACGCCGAGCTGGGCCGCCCAGATCCCGCGCACAGGAGGGCTCCCTGTTGCCACCGCGCTGCTAGAGCTTTGCTCAACGACACCTCCTTGTGGGAGCGAGGACGGGGGAGACGGGGAGGCTGGCCGCTTGCCGAATCTGCGGCGCTCCGGTGTGGCCCGGCTCAGCCGCACGAGAGCGGAGCGGGAGCTCCTTTTCCTTTTCTGAAACTACTTACTTGACCGAATTTGGTGCTGATGAAGGAGCTAGCTAGCTCGTGCGAGGCGCGCCAACTGAAAAGCGCTCATGTGTTCTCATCCTTCTTCAACATGCATGAAAGTATATTTATTTTAGTAGTATAAAGTGGGCATTCCACTTTTGCGGTTATTACTTGGTTCTTCCACTTTTCATGTTTGGACTGCtgaaaaataataataaaaaaggGTAGCGTGTATGCAATCAATTTTATTTTGTGGATATGTCAGCTATTGTTtctgagtttatttttgtgagataTTTCTACATATCCAACACGTACACAAGGGAAAATTAGTTTTTTACTTGAGGATTCATATATTTCATGCCGCACTGCACCGTAGCAACTCACGGGCAAATTTCCTATACCTACGTACTAATAAAGGACGTAAGGTTTTTTTCCTCATTTTTCGTCcaaaaatacccgtgcgttgcattgGGAGAGAAAAAAAATCCACAAatgtaataaaatgttaaacataCTCCATGTAGCTTCTCTTCGTGTCGCCAATAGCCGCCTTCGAGCTCTCACTGAGTGGATGTAACTCTCTCTATGTTTATAGTCGCTCAATGTCCGCTTCGatcgtaagagcatctccaacggtCCCATGTAAATGGACAAAAAGTGATTGTTTGCATCCGGATGGTCAAAAAATACACCGGTCCTTGGCCAGCGGCCCGGCGCAAACTGACCGGCACGTTCGTGACCGCTTGCTTTCGTTCAAGCCCCGCTTAGCAGTTTGTACATTGCTTGTGCCGCATTGCTTGGACGCATGCGCTTCCTGTTGGCTTCAGCACCACCATCAATGAATGACACACGGCTACCGGGCTACGTCTATTTGACGCTCGATGGCTGGATTTTTGCGCCGCCATAAATGGCATGCAGTTGGAGTCCCGCGCCGTATTGAAGGTCTCCTTTTCTGCCGTCCGTTAAAAGGACACCGGGAGGTCTTGTCATCGCCCACATCTCCCTCCTGGCCGCGATCGTTTTGGACCGGCATTGGTTCTCTTGGCCGCGATCGAAGTCTCACAAAGATAAATCAGTGCATTCCCCCTGCTATTTCTGCTCGGCTCGGCCAGTTTGAACGAAAGCTTACCGTAAGTTAGAGACGCGGAGTGGATTCGAGGCGATTTTGTGCGGCAGGGACTATGGGGAACGCAGGAGGGAGGCTGGACGTCGGAGGGCAGCCGGCCCGGAGGCCGAAGGCGACGGAAAGAGTGCTCTACACTACTGCACTACTACAGACACCCAACCCTCTTGcttttttccttcttcttttcttcagtGCGTTCACTCTACAACACAACCCAGGCTTCCGACCGGCCACCAACCTCGCACGTTTGTCGCTCCTGGCCGATTCAATCGTGGACGTCACGTCGTCGGTGTTATTGGTTAACAGTATAATGGAACCACCTAGGAGCTCCACAGCGTTTTGACATTCTTAGCCGTTTGATCGGAGCATTAGTCAAGTCCCGTACTCGCCTTACAGAAACGTTTCCTCGATCGATCGTTTTTAGAAGGGCCTGTTTTCGTTACTGGGCTTCTAGTCCCAACATCGACTTAGGCTGCACTATATTGTTTGGGCCCCAAAAGGCTAAAATGGGCCTAGGCGTTTGGCCTTTACGTGGCTTTCCTCACCTGTGAAACCAGCCTCCCCTCTCCCTGGCGGCTGGTGGACCTTTTCCTCTTTCTTGCGTCGTCcaccggtggcggcggtggcggaagTATTTTGCGGTGCCGCTCCACCGGCCTCGCGCCCTCGCCTCAGCATACCCTTCAACAGGCGGCACCAGGCGATGGTGAATACGGCAACTGCACTCTCTCCCTTCCTCCTTTTCCATCGGGCTGGCCTTCTTTCTTCACGGTGATGCAAGCACCGCCGCTTCTTCGCACAAAGTTTTCCCTTTCCTCTGGTTTAGGTACCCACTACTCCATACCTCTTCCCGAGACATCATCGCACTATCTAAGTTAGTCAATTGGGAATTAGCAGTGTGTTGCTTTCGCGGGTTGCTAATTTCATCTATTGAGTTCACGGGCCAGAAGCAGTTCATGATGTCCGTAACTCCATGAAGGAATTCCTAGATTCGTTGGGTTAGGAATTGATGCACTGTTTGAATTTATGTGGTTTCAAAGCTTCCTTGATTTATGTGAAGGattttcaatttgctataaggtaTGTGTCTCCTTGGTGGTACATACGTTCAAATCAAAAGTTTGTAGAAGTACAACGTCTACTACCCAAGTTCCCTTACCGCTGCATCTCTTCCATAGGCGTAATCACTCACTGCCACACTTAGCGAGAAATTCCCCTTTACCAGCAAAGCACAACGAGGCAGCGTTGAGGGGCATGCATGAGCTGAAAGATATGATCGCCATCACCCTTTCCTTCTAGAGCTACTACTTGATGGAATTTAGATTTTCGTTGTATTGGTACGATTTATGGTTTTGTCACTGTACTTTGGTGCAGAAATCAACCAGGTATTTAGTTTGTTATACTCAAGTTGACTACATCAATCGGGCTCTACTTGGCATCAAATAATGAATACCGCTGGATCCAGAATGTTTTATTTTGGTAGTATTTAATGTATTGCATTATGCATAAGGTctaaactgcaacactttgcactcTAGCTCAAGTCGTTTTCTATAGTTTTGCCTATGTTCTTATTCTTAGTTTTGGATTTGAACATTGGTCGGTGCATGTTTTCTAGACCCAAGCAACAGCGAACGATGCATTGGATGCGACATGACAACTCCTCACCCGCACCTTGTTCGCCTTGGCCTCATCGCCACCTTGTTTGTCCAACAAGGTTGTGAATCTGGAGGTAATCCGCCTTTGGTCAACGATCTAGCTTTCCTCTCTGCTCCCATTCTCCTTTCTCTGTTTTGTTATCTGCAATCTCTGATGTTCTTTAGATTACTGATACATCAGTTTCAAATATATTAGGTTGCACTTTGCCATACAAGTTCcagtccaatggatcattggaacGGTGTATGAATCATTTTAAAGGGAAGTGCTTAAATGGCAAAAATCTTCAGAAGAGTCGGTAGCCCCATAACCCCATCTTCCCTATGTAAGAAAATCGAATATGACAATGCATGGCTGAATGTGAACTGTATACTGTCGATTTGGTCACCATTGATCATTTTCGATTTTCCTTCTCTTGActattcatttcatgttataagtcAAATACCTCTCATATGTACTTTCTATTCAGTTTTGATGGTATGTTAAGGTAATAACTTAGGAACAACTAAATTGCTTTGTTAGTAAGGATTTTTGTGTCCTTCACATGCAAATTCATTAATATCTCATTTGACCTCTAAGTATGTCTCATGACCTTTCAATACATACGTTCTGCTATTATCCTGCATTTTTCGATGGGTTGTAAATATTATCACAATTGTTTTTACCTTCTTGAAGCTAGAGTTTTGTTGTTTCTTCTTTTAGCAGGTGATATAACATCCCTTATCGGTGTAGTTTCTAAGGCCTCAAGTAAATGTAAAGTTTATCTTAACCATTGGGTATATCATATATTTAGTGTGGAACCATAGGCGGACCCAACCGTCCTTAAGCCCGGGCACGCACCCAGACTTCCGGTCGGCGGCGCAGTCTACTTGGATGAAAATTTGATGAATATTTTGTTGAAAATTTGGTTGGGCTTATAGTGCGCGCAGGCTTGATGAAAATCTTGGATCCGCCACTGTGTGGAACAAATTGCTAATTGTTTCATTTGTCAATATGTAGCTACTATATGTAACAACGGAAATCTATCATGCACTAGAAGATTTTTCTAAATTGGAATATTGTTGAGACTATTTACAATAATTCTCTCAAAGTTTATActgaacactactaggaaaaggcttattgccggcgcaccaaaattgcttattgccggcgcactagcGCCCGCCGTTGGAAACAGGCCGGTGATAatggcttaccgccggcgcactcTTTGGTTCGCCGCGAAACTCGatttatccccggcgcacctgccttgttcgccggcggtaagttataccagaaaacaaaaaaatttaaatctagatctagatctagatctagatctcgtgAGCTGCGGTTGTGGTGCCGTTTTTGCGTCATTCTAGTAGGCTGAGGTTGTTGTTCTTGTTGCTGCGCCGGTGTAGGAGGTGGAGGAGTgggaggccggaggtggaggaggccggaggaggtggtggtggccatgcggaggaggccggaggaggttgaGGCCGGTGGAGGAGGCCGAAGGAGGTGGACGACACCGGAGAGGAGGTTGAGGCTGTTGGAGGTGGCCGGAGGAGGCCatgcggaggaggccggaggaggaggcatgcggaggaggccggaggaggccatgcggaggaggccggaggaggtcgACGGTGCAGCAGTTGGTGGAGTCcgtcggaggtggaggaggaggaaaagagaaggaAGAGGGG includes the following:
- the LOC127334404 gene encoding uncharacterized protein isoform X2, which codes for MQAPPLLRTKFSLSSGLDPSNSERCIGCDMTTPHPHLVRLGLIATLFVQQGCESGGCTLPYKFQSNGSLERCMNHFKGKCLNGKNLQKSRAGPEAKKLLSKKKLHRSSQEDVHVPPPFYNGLLHGTFSGVVSWMRTINFTDLESETTQCPISTFSFGET
- the LOC127334404 gene encoding uncharacterized protein isoform X1, whose product is MQAPPLLRTKFSLSSGLDPSNSERCIGCDMTTPHPHLVRLGLIATLFVQQGCESGGCTLPYKFQSNGSLERCMNHFKGKCLNGKNLQKSRAGPEAKKLLSKKKLHRSSQEDVHVPPPFYNGYTFLSHTLIGLLHGTFSGVVSWMRTINFTDLESETTQCPISTFSFGET